The window GCAAAATACTCATCCAAATCATCTGAAAGCTCCAAGGATGTTCCGGGTAATTCTTCCTCTTCAAAATCACCAATCACATAACCGAGGCTGGCGGATGTGAACCAGTTACCAGTAAGGAGATGAGCGATCTCTGCAATAAAGCTATATTTATCGTAATCCTGATAACCGTTAGATGCCTCATCATCCTCGTCATTATCCAACGTAGTCCAGTTATAATCGAAAGCGAAATAACTCCCTTCCTGATAGGCGTATTTCGTCCCAAAACTCAAAGCGTTGCGCGTATACCTTCTTACCCCCTGATCATCACTTATACTCTCTCCTGAGGCAAGGTCTTCACCTGGGGTCCCCGATATGATCGAATCTGTATCCGGGTCGAGTACCGGTGCATAGGAGTTGGCATCCTCAGCCTGCAAGAAATCGTTAGCTGCTGTAAACTCCCACCGCTCCGTCAGCTGTCGTTCATAGTCCAGAATGAGCCGGTTATCTACGTCGTTGTCATCGCTATCGTCCAGATCGAAGCGAAACGTTGGACTATAACTAAAGGAAAGAGTATCCCGGGCGCTTTCAGTAGCTATCAAAATGAAGGGTGAGAGAATAATCCTCGAATAGTCATCGCTACTCGAGGAGGGGCGTTCGATATCATAATCTCTTTCATAATCAGTATAACCGAGAGAAACTCCTCCGGAGAGGGTGGTAACCCTTGCTTGTGCCTCACCGACTATCATCAAACAACAAAACACAGCCATCCCAGACAGTATCCGTGCATTCATGTTCAGTGCTCTTTAGTATTGTCGAAGCAGTTCGTTAGTGAACTATGATAATATCATCCGGCTCAACCTGAATGTTTCTCTTCAGGTCTTTCCCTTTGAGGAATTCATCATAGTCAAATTTCAAGGTATTACCTTCAAACAACCGGGTTTGCTTTTCGGTGTTCTCCCGAACCACCGTCATCTTAGAGTTGGCCCACTCGGTAAAACCGCCGGAGCGCGCGATAGTCTGCACCAAATTAATCGGGTAATCTATATAATAGACACCAGGGCTGAGCACCTTACCCATAACCGTATATCTCTTGCTGTTGCTCTTATTCAGCACCACAGTCACAATGGGGTCTTCATAAACTGTTTTGTATAGTATTTTTAGATAATCCGCCATTTGGGTGAGGGTCATCCCGACGACCTCAACCTCACCGATGTGTTTGAGAGATACCCGGCCATCAATACGAACCTGCACCCCGGCGCCACCTGCCCGCACCATGTCCGGAGACGGCTCGATTCCCAGCGTTCCTGCAGACGGGGTTGGTGCGGATACCGCCATACTCCCTTCTCCATAGAGCTCCACCTCCAGGAAGTCACCAGCACCAATAATGTATCCCGATGTATCTGAAGATTTCCCCGCATCTTTCCCCAGCACTGTCTTTCGAGCCTTTTCCTTTAATTCATTGGATGCCATAATATCTGTGGTCGACTGTGCAGCATGGGCCACGAATGATACTCCAACTACAAACACGACACATATCAGCATTACAAGTATTGTGCGAAGGCTGTTCATGTTTCCCCCTCTGGTGGTAGTATGGAACCAGTATGGTAGCAGCTTGAAATTAAGATCAAAGGAATTGTTAGATTTGACCATATTTAGAATGCAATGTCAAAACTTTACACGATATCGATACTGTACGACTACATATTTACCAGAGTCATCCTAACTATCTGTACACACAAGTGATCAATAAAAAGAAGACCGTAATCGACTTGAAATCACATCCCTTTCTATGGAAAATCTTCATTAAATTTTTTTTGCGTGTGGTGGAGGGGGCACAGAATTTTGCCGGACGATTGATTCTCAAACAGGTTCGGGACTTCATACGGGTACCCCTTTCACCGCTACGCAGCGGCCCGGGTAGCGATTCACACCTTTCAGTATATAAATCAGCTCAAATACGGTATCATAAGGGATTCCACCGACTCCACCCTCTATCAGAATCATGACCTTATGGTGACTTTTGAAGAGAGAGAAAAATTGTACTTCGGGACAAATGGGCATATTCCAGAGCCTAATACAAGGTATCGTTTAACCGAATTCCTGTCATCAGCTCGTTTATAAAGAACCAAAAGGACGGCTTTTCTGATAAGCAGAAGGAATGGCTTGACTCGGGTAGATACAAGGGAAAACACAAGACCTAACTGCAGTACTTAGAACTGAGTGAAACTGTTACGAAACAAGGTTTGAATTGGAGTGAAGCGATGAGGAGTGTTGCGGAGGGTGCATTTAATCATTCATGACTTCGGTGGGTTAACGTGTGGGCGAGGAAAGGTTACACATGGCGCGAAGGTGGCGTTGCCCCCCCACGAGTCGTGCTTATTTTTTTCACAGATAATATTATAACTCCCATTTCTTACCTGGAGGTAGTGTTATGGCAGAGAAACAGCGACTTGGCGAACTCCTTATTCAACAGAAGATGGTGTCTAAAGACGTTGTCGATGAAGCTCTGCGCCTGCAGGCCGGAGGGAACCGCAGGCTTGGGCATATCCTTGTTCGGATGAAAGCCATATCAGACGACCAGCTGGCGGAGACGCTCGCAGGTCAGCTGGGCACCACAATTTGTGATATCGACCAGAGTTACTCGCCCGAAGTAAAAAAAGTTTTACCCCGTTACCTGTGTCGCCAGTTCGGAGTGTTGCCACTTTCCTTCCAGGATAACAACATCCTGAAGGTAGCCATGACCGATCCATCCGATCAGGAAACCATAAGCAACCTCGAGCATTACACCAATATGGCGGTGAAACCCGAGCTGGCACGTCACTCCGAAATCGACAGGGAAATCTCCAAACGCATACCTTTCGGCATCAAAGACCTGTTCTCACCGCAAGCCAGCAGCATAATGACCCGGTCGATTGCGGCCGTGGCCCTTGTCTTTGCCCTTGGACTGGGATTTTATACCTACGATTACATAAAAAAAGTCAGAGAGGGAACCGTTTCCATCACCAACGATATGGTGCTCTATCATCACCACGATCTGACCTTGGCACTGGATAAAGAGGGTACGTATTCCCTGCAGGGACACGGCACCTATGCCGGAGGACTGTATAAGGCCAGTTTTAACAACCTGCAAGACCTGTCCGCCTTTATCGAGCGCCGTGCGCACGAACTGTCCGGCAAGCAAAAAGAGTGGTTGCAGTGGGCGGTCCCTCAGATAGAGGCCACACGGGCAGAAAGACAAAAGTAATGGCCCAGAATTAACACCATTCATTATCTTGGATAGACTTATGGGACCAGTCTCTTTTACGGGGAAAAATATACTTCTTACCTTCGACGTTGAAGACTGGTTTCAAGTGGAGAATTTTAAATCGTATATCGATTATTCCTCCTGGCCCAGTCAAGAGCTTCGAGTGGGGAGAAACACCCATGAGTTGCTGAATCTGCTGGACGACTTCCAGACACCGGTACAGGCCACCTTTTTCATCTTGGGCTGGGTTGCCGAACGCCGCCCCGACCTGGTACGGGAAATCCATAGCCGAGGGCATGAAGTGGCTTCCCATGGCTATGCCCACCAACTCTGTTATGAGCTGACAGAAGACGAATTACGACAGGACCTGATTACCAGCAAAAAACTACTTGAAGACATTGTTGGCCATGCAGTCTCAGGATATCGTGCCCCGAGTTTCTCTATTTCGGACGAGGCCCTCAGTCTGGTTCGTGATGCCGGCTATCTTTATGACTCCAGCTATAATTCATATGAGGGCCATGGTCGTTATGGTTCCTGCACTTTGCCCAAAACCAGGAGCCCCGATCCTCCGCTCTACTCCATTTCTTCTTCATTTCACGAAATCCCGGTGAGCAATCTGCGCATCGGCCGAAAGCTGATTCCCTGGGGTGGTGGTGGATATTTCAGATTGCTGCCGGGACTTGTACACCAGGTCGGGGTAAAGCACATCCTGCGCAAGAGCGGCTGTTACACTTTTTACATGCATCCCTGGGAGATCGATCCCGAACAGCCACGAGTAAAAGAAGCGAAAGCATCCTATCAGTTCCGACATTATGTCAACCTGAAAGGTGCAAAAGCGAAGTTGAAAAACTTTGTGAGATGTAATCGTAAGCATAGGTTTCTTACTTGCCGTGATTTTGTGCTATCGCAAAAAGGATAGTGTCCAGAATTCTGTTTCATCTTCCACAATGGTACGGTATCTATCCTGCCCGTGAGC of the Desulfosediminicola ganghwensis genome contains:
- a CDS encoding polysaccharide biosynthesis/export family protein, producing the protein MNSLRTILVMLICVVFVVGVSFVAHAAQSTTDIMASNELKEKARKTVLGKDAGKSSDTSGYIIGAGDFLEVELYGEGSMAVSAPTPSAGTLGIEPSPDMVRAGGAGVQVRIDGRVSLKHIGEVEVVGMTLTQMADYLKILYKTVYEDPIVTVVLNKSNSKRYTVMGKVLSPGVYYIDYPINLVQTIARSGGFTEWANSKMTVVRENTEKQTRLFEGNTLKFDYDEFLKGKDLKRNIQVEPDDIIIVH
- a CDS encoding XrtA system polysaccharide deacetylase yields the protein MGPVSFTGKNILLTFDVEDWFQVENFKSYIDYSSWPSQELRVGRNTHELLNLLDDFQTPVQATFFILGWVAERRPDLVREIHSRGHEVASHGYAHQLCYELTEDELRQDLITSKKLLEDIVGHAVSGYRAPSFSISDEALSLVRDAGYLYDSSYNSYEGHGRYGSCTLPKTRSPDPPLYSISSSFHEIPVSNLRIGRKLIPWGGGGYFRLLPGLVHQVGVKHILRKSGCYTFYMHPWEIDPEQPRVKEAKASYQFRHYVNLKGAKAKLKNFVRCNRKHRFLTCRDFVLSQKG